The following coding sequences are from one Scylla paramamosain isolate STU-SP2022 chromosome 21, ASM3559412v1, whole genome shotgun sequence window:
- the LOC135111204 gene encoding myosin heavy chain, non-muscle-like isoform X1: protein MADIDVNDPELKYLVVSRDTFEDPASQAEWTQKRLVWIPHSEHGFVAAGIKGEVGDEVEVEIADTGKRVRVAKDDIQKMNPPKFNKVEDMAELTCLNEASVLYNLKERYYSGLIYTYSGLFCVVVNPYRRLPIYTEKVIEMYKGKKRHEMPPHVFAITDCAYRSMLQDREDQSILCTGESGAGKTENTKKVIQYLAYVAASKSKGGASGEDLHLQQQQLVQQQQQQHIGNVFKPAVQQEYKSIAGELEAQLLQANPILEAFGNAKTVKNDNSSRFGKFIRINFDNSGYIAGANIETYLLEKSRTIRQTQDERTFHIFYQLLAGTTQQQKRDFILEDPKHYIFLTQGKIAVAGFDEVAEFQATVKAMQIMGINNEDIQSIFKTVSAVLMFGNMQFKQERSNDQATLPDNTVAQQVAHLLGLNVTDMVRGFLKPRIKVGRETVTKAQNKEQCEFAVEAIAKALYERLFKWIVMRINRSLDRTKRQGASFIGILDIAGFEIFAMNSFEQLCINYTNEKLQQLFNHTMFILEQEEYQREGIEWKFIDFGLDLQPTIDLIEKPMGILALLDEECFFPKATDKSFIDKLNTSHSVHPKFCKSEFRDKADFAIVHYAGKVDYSGHQWLMKNMDPLNENIVSLLQTSQDPFIVQIWKDAEIVGMAQQAMGDSHFGARTRKGMFRTVSQLYKEQLTKLMMTLRNTNPNFVRCIIPNHEKRAGKIDAGLVLDQLRCNGVLEGIRICRQGFPNRIPFQEFRQRYELLTPNVIPKGFMDGKKACEMMIQALELEPNLYRIGQSKIFLRAGVLASLEEERDIKMTDLIVQFQAYCRGMLARKNYQKRIQQLNAIRIIQRNCAAYLKLRNWQWWRLYTKVKPLLQVTKQEEKLVQKEEELKVIQNVLETQKKTNKDMEVKFQQALQEKNVLAEQLQAETELCAEAEEMRARLLARKQELEDILHDMETRLEEEEERTGNLSAEKKKLQLQIQDLEEQLEEEEAARQKLQLEKVQCDSKIKKLEEEYAILDDSNQKLLKEKKLMEERTSDVSSTLAEEEEKSKHLMKLKAKHESMLTDLEDRIKKEQQGRSELERSKRKLETDLNDLKEQINEKKNQIHEVQIHLAKREEELAQAMMRVDEEAAAKSQLQKSMREVESQLNELQEDLEAERNQRAKAEKQKRDLNEELEALKNELLDSLDTTAAQQELRSKREEELASLKKSLEDDQALHEHQIAELRQKHSHAIENLNVEIDQLKKMKGGLDKAKNQLEAENADLANELRNITSSKQESEKKRKQCEAIISDLQVKIAESERSRTDYQERLTRLEQELNAANIAMEEADSRAVSANSQLKNLESHLQETQGLLEEETRQKLNLNSRVRALEQEKDHLQEALEEEEGFKRNFEKQVATLQVQLSEAKKKADEESGNAQQLEETRKRQMKELEELRARLAELESANEKLEKSKRKLQAELEDVQVDIDTNRAKVVELEKKQRNFDKQLNEEKSNYERCQQEKENAEREAREKETRILSLNRTLEEYMERIDDLETGKKRLQIELDDLVSTRGTADKNVHELEKAKRALESQLTEQKTQIEELEDELQLTEDAKLRLEVNMQAMKAQFERDLNAREEQGEEKRRGLLKQLRELEAELEEERKQRTAAVTARKKLEGDLKDMEGQLEMNSKIKDDAVKQLKRAGAQVKEYQREAEESRLAREETAAQYKDLERKIKVMETELLQYQEDLASAERARKNAEAERDELQEELSQYTSKVTISADEKKRLEARISTLEEELEEEQSNVEVLMDKMRKNQLAMEQLQTDYNTEKSSVVKLEGQRSMLERQNKELKAKLAELESEIRSKTKSTIAALETKVSNLEEQLEVEARDRLAQAKANRKLEKKLKELVMQVEDERRHADQYKEQLDKSNARVKQLKRTMEETEDELSKEKMQRRKIQREVEDMLEAQESQNREISSLKTKLSQAEAEKVLNQITKRTNRGLCKLTKNASSSNVIDLAQDLSSSEDEKRGAGLSSRLDYIQVKRGSIAAASDDSQNADDSLDGEEDATK from the exons ATCGCGAGGACCAGAGCATCCTGTGCACGGGCGAGTCAGGTGCCGGCAAGACTGAAAACACGAAGAAGGTGATCCAGTACCTCGCCTACGTGGCCGCCTCGAAGTCCAAGGGCGGAGCATCG GGGGAGGATCTTcacctccaacaacaacaactagtacagcaacaacaacaacaacacataggCAACGTCTTCAAACCT GCTGTTCAACAAGAGTACAAG AGCATAGCG GGAGAGCTGGAAGCACAGCTGCTGCAGGCCAACCCCATCCTTGAGGCCTTCGGTAATGCCAAGACTGTCAAGAATGACAACTCATCCAGATTC GGCAAATTCATTAGGATCAACTTTGACAACTCTGGCTACATTGCTGGTGCCAACATTGAAACTTACCTGCTGGAAAAGTCCCGCACCATACGTCAGACCCAAGATGAACGCACATTCCACATTTTCTACCAGCTGCTGGCTGGAACCACTCAGCAGCAGaaac GAGACTTTATCCTGGAGGATCCCAAGCACTACATCTTCCTGACGCAGGGCAAGATCGCTGTGGCAGGCTTTGATGAGGTGGCTGAGTTCCAGGCCACCGTGAAGGCCATGCAGATCATGGGCATCAACAATGAGGACATCCAGT CCATCTTCAAGACCGTCTCAGCTGTACTGATGTTTGGCAACATGCAGTTCAAGCAGGAGCGCAGCAATGACCAGGCAACACTACCAGACAACACCGTCGCTCAGCAG gtGGCTCACTTGCTGGGACTCAACGTGACCGACATGGTGAGAGGGTTCCTCAAGCCACGCATCAAGGTTGGCCGTGAGACTGTCACCAAGGCACAGAACAAGGAGCAG TGTGAGTTTGCTGTGGAGGCCATTGCCAAGGCTCTGTACGAAAGACTCTTCAAGTGGATTGTGATGCGCATCAACCGCTCGCTGGACCGCACCAAGCGCCAGGGAGCCTCCTTCATTGGCATCCTGGATATTGCTGGTTTTGAGATCTTTGCcatgaacag CTTTGAGCAACTGTGCATCAACTATACCAACGAGAAGCTGCAACAGCTGTTCAACCACACCATGTTCATCTTGGAGCAAGAGGAGTACCAGCGTGAAGGCATTGAGTGGAAGTTCATTGATTTTGGCCTTGATCTGCAGCCAACTATTGACCTCATTGAGAAG CCCATGGGTATCCTGGCCCTGCTGGATGAAGAGTGCTTCTTCCCCAAGGCCACAGACAAGAGCTTCATTGACAAACTCAATACCTCCCATTCTGTCCATCCAAAGTTCTGCAAGTCTGAGTTCAGGGACAAGGCTGACTTCGCCATTGTGCACTATGCTGGGAAGGTGGACTACTCAGGCCACCAGTGGCTCATGAAGAACATGGACCCTCTCAACGAGAACATTGTGTCCCTCTTGCAGACCTCTCAAGACCCATTCATTGTGCAGATCTGGAAggatg CTGAGATTGTAGGCATGGCACAGCAGGCAATGGGTGACAGCCACTTTGGAGCTCGCACCAGGAAGGGAATGTTCCGAACTGTGAGTCAGCTGTACAAGGAACAACTCACTAAGCTCATGATGACACTCAGAAACACCAACCCCAACTTTGTGCGCTGTATCATCCCCAACCATGAAAAGCGAGCTGGCAAGATTGATGCTGGACTGGTCTTGGATCAACTGAG ATGCAATGGTGTGCTGGAGGGCATCAGGATCTGTCGCCAGGGCTTCCCCAACCGCATACCCTTCCAAGAGTTCCGTCAGCGTTATGAATTACTGACACCCAATGTCATCCCCAAGGGCTTCATGGATGGCAAGAAGGCTTGTGAGATGATGATCCAGGCACTGGAGCTGGAGCCCAACCTGTACCGTATTGGACAGTCCAAGATCTTCCTGCGTGCTGGTGTGCTGGCCTCCTTGGAAGAGGAGCGAGACATCAAGATGACAGACCTCATTGTACAGTTCCAGGCATATTGTCGTGGTATGCTGGCTCGTAAGAACTACCAGAAGAGGATCCAGCAGCTCAATGCCATCAGGATTATCCAGCGAAACTGTGCTGCTTACCTGAAGCTCCGCAACTGGCAGTGGTGGCGGCTGTACACCAAAGTGAAGCCTTTGCTGCAGGTGacaaaacaggaggagaaactggtgcagaaggaagaggaactgaAGGTTATACAGAATGTCCTGGagacacaaaagaaaaccaataaGGACATGGAAGTCAAATTCCAGCAGGCAttgcaggaaaaaaatgttcttgCTGAACAGCTCCAGGCAGAGACGGAACTGTGTGCAGAAGCAGAGGAGATGCGGGCACGCCTTCTGGCTCGAAAACAAGAATTGGAAGATATACTGCATGACATGGAGACACgtttagaggaagaggaagaacgcaCTGGTAATCTCTCtgcagagaagaagaagctgCAGCTTCAAATTCAGGATTTGGAggagcagctggaggaggaagaggctgcCAGGCAGAAGCTACAGCTGGAGAAGGTACAGTGTGACAGCAAGATTAAAAAGCTGGAAGAAGAGTATGCCATTTTAGATGATTCAAACCAGAAACTCTTGAAGGAGAAGAAGTTGATGGAGGAACGTACCTCAGATGTGTCTAGCACActtgctgaggaggaggaaaagtccAAGCATCTTATGAAATTGAAGGCCAAGCATGAGTCCATGCTCACTGATCTTGAGGATCGCATCAAGAAGGAGCAGCAGGGTCGCTCAGAGCTGGAGCGTTCCAAGCGCAAATTGGAAACTGACCTCAATGATCTCAAAGAACAGATCAATGAGAAGAAGAACCAGATCCATGAGGTGCAGATTCACTTGGCCAAACGGGAGGAAGAGCTGGCCCAGGCCATGATGAGAGTGGATGAGGAGGCTGCTGCCAAGAGCCAGCTCCAAAAGAGTATGCGTGAGGTGGAGTCACAGCTCAATGAACTGCAAGAAGACCTTGAAGCTGAACGTAACCAGCGGGCCAAGGCTGAAAAACAAAAGCGAGACCTGAATGAAGAGCTGGAAGCTCTAAAGAATGAATTGCTAGACTCATTGGACACAACAGCTGCTCAGCAGGAGCTGCGTAGCAAGCGTGAGGAGGAGTTGGCTTCTCTCAAAAAGAGCCTCGAGGACGACCAGGCTTTGCACGAGCATCAGATTGCTGAATTGCGGCAGAAACATTCCCATGCTATTGAGAACCTCAATGTAGAAATTGACCAACTCAAGAAGATGAAGGGTGGCTTGGACAAAGCCAAGAACCAGCTGGAGGCAGAGAATGCTGACTTGGCCAATGAATTGAGAAATATTACCAGCAGCAAGCAGGAGAGCGAGAAGAAACGCAAGCAGTGCGAGGCCATCATCTCTGACCTGCAGGTTAAGATTGCCGAGTCAGAACGCAGTCGTACAGACTACCAGGAGCGGCTCACACGGTTAGAACAGGAACTCAATGCTGCCAACATTGCCATGGAAGAGGCTGACTCCAGGGCTGTGTCAGCTAACAGCCAGCTCAAGAATCTGGAATCCCACCTGCAAGAAACTCAGGGCCTGTTGGAAGAGGAGACACGCCAGAAGCTGAATCTGAATTCCCGTGTACGAGCACTGGAGCAAGAGAAGGATCACCTGCAAGAAGCccttgaggaagaggaaggattcaAGAGGAACTTCGAGAAGCAGGTCGCCACCCTCCAG GTCCAATTGAGTGAGGCCAAGAAGAAAGCCGATGAGGAGTCTGGCAATGCACAGCAGTTGGAGGAAACACGCAAGCGGCAGATGAAGGAGCTTGAGGAGCTGCGTGCACGTCTGGCTGAGCTGGAGTCTGCCAATGAGAAATTagaaaagagcaagaggaagctTCAGGCAGAGTTGGAGGATGTCCAGGTGGATATTGATACCAACCGAGCAAAGGTGGTGGAGCTGGAGAAGAAACAGCGCAACTTTGACAAACAGCTCAATGAAGAGAAGAGCAATTATGAGCGTTgccagcaggagaaggagaatgctGAGCGAGAGGccagggaaaaagaaacaaggattCTTTCTCTTAACAG GACACTCGAGGAATACATGGAACGCATTGATGACTTGGAGACCGGCAAGAAGAGGCTACAGATTGAGCTGGATGACCTCGTGTCCACGCGAGGCACAGCAGACAAGAATGTGCATGAGCTGGAGAAGGCAAAGAGAGCTCTTGAGTCCCAGCTTACTGAACAGAAGACTCAG ATTGAGGAACTGGAGGATGAGCTCCAGCTGACAGAGGATGCCAAACTACGTCTGGAGGTGAACATGCAGGCCATGAAGGCTCAGTTTGAGCGCGACCTCAATGCCAGGGAAGAACAGGGCGAGGAGAAGCGACGTGGCCTGTTGAAGCAGTTGCGTGAGTTGGAAGCTgaattagaggaggagaggaaacagcGCACAGCTGCTGTTACTGCTCGTAAGAAGCTGGAGGGTGACCTGAAGGACATGGAGGGTCAACTTGAGATGAACAGCAAGATAAAGGATGATGCTGTCAAGCAGCTGAAACGTGCAGGAGCACAGGTGAAGGAGTACCAGCGGGAGGCTGAAGAAAGCCGGCTTGCAAGGGAGGAAACAGCTGCACAGTACAAAGACCTTGAGCGCAAAATAAAGGTGATGGAGACTGAACTGCTCCAATACCAGGAAGATCTGGCATCTGCTGAGAGGGCACGCAAG aatgcTGAAGCAGAAAGAGATGAACTGCAGGAGGAGTTGTCACAGTACACCTCCAAGGTCACCATTAGtgcagatgaaaagaaaaggcttGAGGCACGCATCTCTACTCTTGAGGAGGAACTTGAAGAGGAACAGAGCAATGTAGAG GTTCTTATGGACAAGATGCGCAAGAACCAGCTTGCGATGGAGCAGCTCCAGACTGACTACAACACTGAAAAATCATCTGTAGTGAAACTTGAAGGTCAACGATCCATGTTGGAGAGACAGAACAAGGAGCTGAAGGCCAAGCTGGCTGAACTGGAATCAGAGATCCGGTCCAAGACCAAGTCAACCATTGCAGCACTTGAGACCAAG GTTTCCAACCTGGAGGAACAGCTGGAGGTTGAAGCACGTGACCGACTTGCCCAGGCCAAGGCCAACCGCAAGCTGGAGAAGAAGCTGAAGGAGTTGGTGATGCAGGTGGAGGATGAGCGTCGCCATGCTGACCAATACAAGGAACAGCTTGATAAG TCCAATGCGCGAGTGAAGCAGCTGAAGCGCACCATGGAGGAGACCGAGGATGAGCTGTCCAAGGAAAAGATGCAGCGACGCAAGATCCAGCGAGAGGTGGAGGACATGCTGGAGGCTCAGGAGTCACAGAACAGGGAAATCTCCTCCCTCAAGACCAAACTGAG CCAAGCAGAGGCTGAAAAGGTCTTAAACCAAATCACAAAACGAACAAATCGTGGCCTGTGCAAGCTTACGAAGAACGCTTCATCATCAAACGTGATTGATCTGGCACAGGACTTGAGTAGCAGCGAGGATGAGAA GCGTGGTGCAGGACTCAGCTCCCGACTAGACTACATTCAAGTAAAGCGAGGCTCCATTGCTGCTGCCAGCGATGACTCCCAAAATGCCGACGACTCTCtggatggggaggaagatgCCACCAAGTGA